A genomic stretch from Coffea arabica cultivar ET-39 chromosome 10c, Coffea Arabica ET-39 HiFi, whole genome shotgun sequence includes:
- the LOC140016002 gene encoding uncharacterized protein: MKKYADERRSERRFDIGEWVHLRLQPYRQGSVDMRSNTKLSARYYGPYEVVGKVGELAYRLKLPADSKIHPVFHVSLLKKKVGDQTTPVLQLPEVDGRGHLRVEPVAVLDRRTVKRKNAAAVQWLIHWWGTDPAEATWEFAEAIRKQFPQFQS; this comes from the coding sequence ATGAAAAAGTATGCTGACGAAAGGAGAAGTGAAAGAAGGTTTGATATTGGGGAATGGGTACACCTGAGATTACAGCCTTATAGGCAAGGTTCAGTGGATATGAGAAGCAACACTAAGTTATCAGCACGTTACTATGGCCCTTATGAAGTGGTAGGGAAGGTTGGAGAGCTTGCATATAGGCTGAAGTTGCCCGCAGATTCCAAGATCCACCCTGTATTCCATGTCTCCCTACTGAAGAAGAAGGTCGGGGACCAGACCACACCTGTCTTGCAGTTACCAGAAGTGGATGGGAGGGGGCACTTAAGAGTTGAACCAGTTGCAGTGCTAGACCGAAGAACAGTCAAGAGAAAGAATGCAGCTGCAGTGCAATGGCTGATACATTGGTGGGGAACAGATCCAGCAGAAGCAACATGGGAATTTGCAGAAGCCATTAGGAAGCAGTTTCCTCAATTCCAATCTTGA
- the LOC113715159 gene encoding uncharacterized protein — protein MLILHNSMHLVYLIFVCMGILQLISTSRNAASQSHSVPTNGSQENALLTWKGSLDNHSQSKLSSWSSPANPCSSWVGIRCNKAGRISIINIASSGIKGTLDQLNFSSLPHLTAINLSNNELYGTIPSSIGNLSRLTFLGLFSNHFSGAIPIQIGQLTNLRILYLFSNSFSGSIPKQVVFLTSLVELDFEQNEFTGSIPPSIGNMTNLRRLTLRANKLSGSIPLGIGNLTKLDLLILDTNHLSGAFPEEIGKLRSLIQLSLAMNMLTGPIPQSIGDLGNLTLLYLFDNSLSGPIPEEIGNLVSLENLALDYNNLTSKIPNSIGNLGRLTYLYLPGNKLSGHIPSSIGNLTNLIDLLLSENNLYGAIPSELRKMKLLADVRLFTNQLSGVLPDGFNNLTHLQILAVSENNLTGQLPENICVSSSLTRFIIFKNNFVGAVPRSLKNCSSLNIISVHRNQLSGNISEDFGVYPHMNYINLSNNKFYGELSWNWSAYRNLTALKISNNNLSGRIPIGLGDVSHLQELHLFSNRLTENIPRSLGKLTLLLVLKLDNNYLSGNITLEIGQMSRLLNLSLSANNLSGSIPEQIGDCTQLLELNLSQNALNESIPSQIGNLHSLATLDLSQNMLESKMPPELGDLKSIEKMNLSHNRISGSIPKTFDHCLSLISVDISYNQLEGPLPNITAFQKAPFDALRNNTGLCGSVAGLKACSLSTQKKNSRRTGKRIILVIVLPILAALFLLIIAVGIFILTRSHTKHVENKPQELIGNLFTIWSFDGKLVYENIIDAIENFDPKYCIGVGGFGSVFRAELPNDQVVAVKKLHTTDSGSLSKSKDFANEIRALTNIRHRNIVKLYGFCSHTQHTFLVYEFLEGGSLMQLLSNDETASMFDWIKRVNMVKDVAKALSYMHQDCLPSIVHRDISSKNILLDSEYQAHISDFGAARFLRPDSSNWTSFAGTYGYAAPELAYTMEVNEKCDVYSFGVLVLEVIMGKHPGDFLMAILSASSSAHGILLKDILDSRIQSLTKQIEEQLMLVAKLTLLCADPNPQLRPTMKQVSVHLLKKRPSLASMFPVITIAELMALDLSDF, from the exons ATGTTGATCCTACACAATTCCATGCATCTAGTTTATTTGATTTTCGTATGCATGGGCATTTTGCAGTTGATTTCTACTTCAAGAAATGCTGCTTCTCAAAGCCATTCAGTACCAACTAATGGAAGTCAAGAGAATGCCCTTTTGACATGGAAAGGCAGTCTTGACAATCATAGCCAGTCTAAGTTGTCATCCTGGTCGTCTCCTGCCAATCCTTGCAGCAGTTGGGTTGGAATCCGATGTAACAAAGCTGGAAGAATATCAATCATTAACATCGCTAGCTCTGGGATTAAAGGTACCCTTGATCAGCTAAATTTCTCGTCTCTACCCCATCTAACTGCTATCAATCTTTCTAATAATGAACTCTATGGGACCATTCCATCCAGCATAGGTAACCTCTCTAGACTAACATTTTTGGGCttgttttcaaatcatttctcTGGTGCCATTCCAATTCAGATCGGCCAACTAACCAATCTTAGGATCTTGTATCTTTTCAGTAACTCATTCTCTGGCTCAATCCCAAAACAAGTTGTGTTCCTGACTTCTCTTGTTGAACTCGATTTTGAACAGAATGAGTTTACAGGATCAATCCCTCCTTCCATTGGAAACATGACTAACCTAAGACGTCTGACCCTACGAGCCAACAAACTTTCAGGAAGTATTCCTTTGGGGATTGGAAACTTGACAAAACTGGATCTATTAATTCTTGATACAAACCACCTGTCAGGTGCCTTTCCTGAAGAGATTGGGAAACTCAGATCTCTTATTCAACTCTCTCTTGCCATGAACATGCTCACAGGTCCCATTCCACAGTCTATTGGAGACTTAGGTAACCTGACTTTGCTGTATCTTTTTGATAATTCTCTTTCTGGACCTATCCCTGAAGAAATTGGAAACCTCGTATCTCTTGAGAATCTTGCACTTGATTATAACAATCTCACCAGTAAGATTCCCAATTCCATTGGTAATTTGGGACGATTAACTTATTTATACCTTCCTGGAAACAAGCTCAGTGGACATATTCCTTCATCCATTGGAAATTTAACCAATCTCATTGATTTGCTGCTTTCTGAAAACAACTTATATGGGGCCATCCCTTCAGAATTGAGGAAAATGAAGTTACTAGCTGATGTTCGTCTTTTTACAAACCAGCTAAGTGGAGTTCTACCAGATGGTTTCAATAATCTCACACATTTACAAATTCTAGCAGTGTCTGAAAACAATCTTACTGGTCAATTACCTGAAAATATTTGTGTTAGTAGCTCACTAACCAGgtttataatatttaaaaataattttgtggGTGCTGTGCCAAGGAGCTTGAAAAACTGTTCTAGCTTAAATATTATTAGTGTCCATAGAAACCAACTATCAGGAAATATCTCTGAAGATTTTGGTGTTTATCCACACATGAACTATATTAACTTAAGCAACAATAAATTTTATGGCGAGTTGTCTTGGAATTGGAGTGCCTATCGGAATTTGACAGCGTTGAAGATCTCGAACAACAATCTTTCTGGCAGAATACCGATTGGGCTTGGAGATGTATCTCATCTGCAAGAGCTTCATCTGTTTTCAAATCGCTTAACAGAGAACATTCCAAGAAGTTTGGGGAAGTTGACTTTGTTGCTCGTGCTTAAGCTGGACAACAACTATCTTTCAGGCAATATAACACTGGAAATTGGTCAGATGTCTAGGCTTCTAAATCTAAGTTTGTCAGCCAACAATCTAAGTGGCTCAATTCCAGAACAAATAGGTGATTGCACACAATTATTGgaattgaatttgagccaaaatgCGCTTAATGAAAGTATCCCTTCTCAAATAGGAAACCTTCACTCGCTTGCTACTCTTGATCTCAGTCAAAACATGTTGGAATCCAAAATGCCACCAGAACTAGGAGATTTGAAAAGCATCGAGAAGATGAACCTTTCACATAATAGGATATCAGGTTCCATCCCCAAAACCTTTGATCATTGCTTAAGTTTGATTTCTGTTGATATATCCTACAATCAATTGGAAGGTCCTCTTCCCAACATTACTGCCTTTCAAAAAGCTCCTTTCGATGCCCTGAGAAACAATACAGGGTTGTGTGGCAGTGTTGCTGGATTGAAAGCCTGCTCGCTGTCAACTCAAAAGAAGAATAGTAGGAGGACAGGTAAAAGGATTATTTTGGTAATTGTTCTTCCAATACTAGCAGCCCTGTTTCTTTTGATTATAGCTGTGGGAATTTTCATTCTTACAAGGTCACATACAAAACATGTAGAGAATAAGCCTCAGGAATTAATTGGAAATTTGTTCACCATTTGGAGCTTTGATGGGAAATTAGTCTATGAGAATATCATTGATGCAATAGAAAATTTTGACCCCAAGTATTGCATTGGAGTCGGAGGATTCGGAAGTGTTTTTAGAGCAGAGTTGCCAAATGATCAAGTTGTTGCGGTCAAGAAACTTCATACAACGGACAGTGGTTCATTGAGCAAGTCAAAAGATTTTGCCAATGAGATCCGTGCACTAACAAATATAAGGCATCGTAACATCGTGAAGTTGTATGGATTCTGTTCACATACACAACATACTTTCTTGGTGTATGAATTCTTGGAAGGTGGAAGCTTGATGCAGTTATTGAGCAATGATGAAACAGCATCCATGTTCGATTGGATCAAGAGGGTAAACATGGTCAAAGATGTGGCAAAAGCATTGTCCTACATGCATCAAGATTGTTTGCCTTCTATAGTTCATCGAGATATATCTAGCAAAAACATTTTGTTAGATTCCGAGTATCAAGCTCACATTTCTGACTTTGGCGCTGCAAGATTCCTGAGGCCTGATTCATCTAACTGGACTTCATTCGCAGGAACTTATGGATATGCTGCCCCAG AACTTGCTTATACTATGGAAGTAAACGAAAAATGTGATGTTTATAGCTTTGGAGTCTTAGTTTTGGAAGTGATTATGGGGAAGCATCCGGGTGATTTCCTAATGGCAATTTTGTCAGCATCATCATCTGCCCATGGCATTCTACTGAAAGATATTCTGGATTCTCGAATTCaatctttgacaaagcaaaTAGAAGAGCAATTGATGTTGGTGGCAAAATTAACTTTGCTATGTGCGGATCCCAATCCTCAGTTGAGGCCTACGATGAAACAAGTTTCTGTTCATCTGCTGAAAAAAAGGCCGTCTCTAGCAAGCATGTTTCCTGTCATCACAATTGCAGAACTTATGGCTCTTGACTTGTCTGATTTCTGA